A single genomic interval of Aegicerativicinus sediminis harbors:
- a CDS encoding S9 family peptidase: MKKFRLAPTVILFTLLFFSVPNFQKIQAQSSILTLDHFDVLVDLGNPKISPDGNNILLLSRKADFEDNKYINTLWLVDINTREKKALTHDRPSINSPEWSTDGKSITFLSAGKNKKPQIFKMPLQGGEALQVTNSKVGIMDYKMSPDGHLFAFIEKDSIIEKSGVEKHNKSFEVGYDWYLAEEEPRPTNIWICSENGDNKIKLTSGELGESINAGSLQWSSDSKKLVFTVKPKPHSSEFLKNSLQLIDIETKETTVLDKGPGVPSNPSFSKDGSLVLYSKAVGPEPGFNPNGIFSADLMGSGSKYISKDIDRNLRDHVWFRDQSFLTGASDGTKVSLWRGNLSGDLKKIDTKGILPSLGNIDIGPADQIVFIGSTSQKASELYYMKTPNSTPIKLSSFNDAISNLKLGKVSSINWKGEDDFYEDGVLTYPPDFTDGKKYPLVLYIHGGPMGASLETFNFFAQAFASNGWIVFQPNYRGSNNLGKAYQTSVINDAGEGPGKDVMTGIEAIKKMGIIDDGQMAVSGWSYGGYMTVWLTSHYQGWKSAVAGAAVTDWFDWYNMADMNIWAGYGLGGSPWLNDNAENYRKQSPITYAHQIKTPTLILSNTLDQRVTVTQSYKLFHNLKDNGTETKFVAYPIPGHFPADPVHRKDVYKRWTQWIKDHF, encoded by the coding sequence ATGAAAAAGTTTAGATTGGCCCCAACCGTAATCCTATTTACCCTACTATTTTTTAGTGTTCCGAACTTCCAAAAAATTCAGGCCCAATCATCAATTTTAACCTTGGATCATTTTGATGTGTTAGTTGATTTGGGTAATCCAAAGATAAGTCCTGACGGAAACAACATTCTTTTATTAAGCAGAAAAGCAGATTTTGAGGACAATAAATACATAAACACTTTATGGTTGGTCGATATAAATACCCGCGAAAAAAAGGCCTTAACCCACGATAGACCTAGCATTAATTCTCCAGAGTGGTCGACAGATGGCAAGTCTATTACATTTCTTTCAGCAGGAAAAAACAAGAAACCTCAAATATTTAAAATGCCCCTTCAAGGAGGTGAGGCCCTGCAGGTAACGAATAGCAAAGTTGGAATCATGGATTATAAAATGAGTCCTGATGGCCATTTATTCGCGTTCATTGAAAAAGATTCTATTATTGAAAAGAGTGGAGTTGAAAAGCACAACAAATCTTTTGAAGTCGGCTACGATTGGTATTTGGCAGAGGAAGAACCAAGACCTACCAATATTTGGATATGTTCCGAAAATGGAGATAATAAAATCAAATTAACTTCAGGGGAATTGGGTGAAAGCATTAATGCAGGAAGCCTTCAATGGTCATCGGATAGCAAAAAATTAGTATTTACGGTAAAGCCAAAGCCGCACTCTTCCGAATTTTTAAAAAATTCCCTACAACTTATTGATATAGAAACGAAGGAAACCACTGTTCTGGACAAAGGACCCGGAGTACCTTCCAATCCATCATTTTCTAAAGATGGATCTCTCGTGTTATACAGCAAAGCAGTTGGCCCAGAACCCGGTTTTAATCCTAATGGCATATTCTCTGCTGACTTAATGGGAAGTGGGTCCAAATATATATCTAAAGACATAGACCGTAACCTTAGGGATCATGTTTGGTTTAGGGATCAATCCTTTTTAACCGGAGCGTCTGATGGAACGAAGGTGAGTTTATGGAGAGGGAATTTAAGTGGGGACTTAAAGAAAATAGATACAAAAGGAATTTTACCGTCACTTGGCAACATAGATATTGGACCAGCAGATCAAATTGTATTCATTGGTTCTACTTCTCAAAAGGCTTCCGAACTGTATTATATGAAGACCCCTAACAGTACTCCTATTAAATTAAGTTCATTTAATGATGCTATTTCCAATTTAAAACTAGGAAAGGTAAGCTCAATCAACTGGAAGGGAGAAGATGATTTTTATGAAGATGGTGTATTAACCTATCCCCCCGATTTTACCGATGGTAAAAAATACCCCTTGGTATTATACATACATGGCGGACCCATGGGTGCTTCCCTTGAAACTTTTAATTTTTTCGCACAAGCCTTCGCTTCAAACGGTTGGATTGTTTTCCAACCAAATTATAGGGGCAGCAATAATCTAGGGAAAGCCTATCAAACTTCCGTTATAAATGATGCAGGTGAAGGTCCAGGTAAGGATGTGATGACTGGCATTGAAGCAATAAAAAAGATGGGGATTATCGATGATGGCCAAATGGCAGTATCAGGTTGGTCCTATGGAGGGTATATGACGGTTTGGTTAACCTCCCATTACCAAGGCTGGAAATCTGCTGTTGCAGGTGCGGCGGTAACCGATTGGTTTGATTGGTATAATATGGCTGATATGAATATTTGGGCAGGTTATGGTCTAGGCGGATCGCCGTGGCTAAATGATAATGCAGAAAATTACCGCAAACAATCGCCCATTACATATGCACACCAAATTAAGACCCCTACACTTATTTTGTCTAATACATTAGACCAAAGGGTTACGGTTACCCAATCGTACAAACTATTTCATAACTTAAAAGACAACGGTACGGAAACAAAATTTGTAGCTTATCCGATTCCGGGACATTTTCCTGCTGACCCTGTTCATAGAAAAGATGTCTATAAGCGTTGGACCCAATGGATAAAGGATCATTTCTGA
- a CDS encoding cation transporter: MKKSIFEISKMDCPSEENLIRINLDEFSSIKHLDFDIPNRKLTIFHTSEIEGIERSLQKLNLGTKRLGTEQIDPVDFEKDTGQKKLLWTVLSINFAFFIIEMTTGLISKSMGLVADSLDMLADSFVYGISLFAVGGSVIRKKKIANIAGYFQILLAVIGFIEVLRRFFGSENIPDFSTMIIVSIFALIANGICLYLLQKSKSKKEAHMKASMIFTSNDVIINIGVIVAGLLVNWLNSNKPDLIIGTIVFILVIQGAVRILKIGN, encoded by the coding sequence ATGAAAAAGTCAATTTTCGAAATATCAAAAATGGACTGCCCTTCTGAAGAAAATCTCATTAGAATAAACTTGGACGAATTTTCCTCAATTAAACATCTAGATTTTGACATTCCAAACAGAAAACTCACCATTTTTCATACTTCTGAAATTGAGGGAATTGAAAGATCTCTTCAAAAATTGAATCTTGGCACTAAAAGATTAGGAACGGAACAAATCGACCCTGTGGATTTTGAGAAAGATACAGGTCAAAAGAAACTTCTATGGACTGTTTTATCCATCAATTTTGCATTTTTTATTATTGAAATGACAACAGGATTGATCTCCAAATCTATGGGGTTAGTTGCTGATAGCTTGGATATGCTTGCCGATTCATTTGTTTATGGGATAAGTCTTTTTGCAGTAGGAGGCTCAGTAATACGGAAAAAGAAAATCGCCAATATCGCAGGTTACTTTCAGATTTTATTGGCCGTCATTGGTTTTATAGAAGTATTAAGACGCTTCTTCGGAAGTGAAAATATTCCCGATTTTTCGACCATGATTATTGTGTCAATTTTTGCATTAATCGCCAATGGTATTTGTCTTTATCTCCTTCAAAAATCTAAGAGTAAGAAAGAGGCCCATATGAAGGCAAGCATGATTTTTACCTCTAATGATGTTATAATTAATATTGGTGTAATTGTAGCTGGTCTACTTGTAAATTGGCTAAACTCCAATAAACCAGATTTAATAATAGGGACTATTGTTTTTATTCTTGTAATCCAAGGTGCGGTTAGGATACTAAAAATCGGAAATTAA
- a CDS encoding DinB family protein: MKEVNYIIECLERTPLILQSLLNQIPEGLFKIRRVKHKWSIHEQVCHLVEAQDILTGRFKQFKNEPFPQIKSYSPPSAENYYLEMDMNSALTKFPEIRKGMVKMLRGFEDNYWTLDGEHNLYLPYNTKLLLSHTLNVDYAHLFSIEQLGLTKLGFEEGIITIP, encoded by the coding sequence ATGAAAGAGGTTAATTATATCATAGAATGTTTGGAAAGAACACCTTTAATTCTTCAAAGTTTGCTCAACCAAATCCCTGAAGGCCTTTTTAAAATTAGAAGGGTAAAACACAAATGGAGTATCCATGAACAAGTATGTCATTTGGTAGAGGCTCAGGATATTTTAACGGGAAGGTTCAAACAATTTAAGAATGAACCATTTCCACAGATAAAATCATATTCTCCTCCTTCTGCTGAAAATTATTACTTAGAGATGGATATGAATTCAGCATTAACCAAGTTTCCTGAAATTCGAAAAGGTATGGTTAAAATGCTGAGGGGGTTTGAGGATAATTATTGGACACTGGATGGGGAGCATAATTTGTACTTACCTTATAATACCAAATTATTGCTTAGCCATACCTTAAATGTTGATTACGCTCATTTATTTAGTATTGAACAACTTGGGCTCACAAAATTGGGATTTGAAGAGGGTATAATAACCATCCCATAA
- a CDS encoding alpha/beta hydrolase-fold protein: protein MKHHLLAIILFLIGIHQLKSQNENGIVIGSKHIIQSTLLNEEREYWVNLPESYHKAELSYKKYPILMILDGNAHFKSISGMVNYMSTGYNGNLKIPEMIVVAIQNVNRLRDFTPDKVVTIRKNDSGGGEQFLSFLENELIPELERNYRTEPYRILFGHSLGGLLAVHTFLKAQTNFNAFIAVDPSFGTWDAETMDSKLESVTDNSFRRFLYIATANWGRRNIRNRDRHIRFYEALHSKSKNEFNAKLEYFENENHGSVPPIAFYNGISAIFDGYGINYQSIETTEQLSKHFQKLSQRLSWDMKPPEELVNRVAYRMLQGNSQGEKVKALTFFELNTRNYPESYNAFDSLGEAFETLGNNEKAIENYKKSLELNSNNANANHKIKSLSKVD, encoded by the coding sequence ATGAAACATCACCTTTTAGCAATCATTTTATTCCTAATTGGCATACATCAATTAAAATCCCAAAATGAAAATGGTATTGTTATTGGATCTAAGCATATTATACAGTCAACCCTTCTAAATGAAGAACGCGAGTATTGGGTTAACCTACCTGAATCTTACCACAAAGCAGAATTATCCTATAAAAAATACCCTATTCTAATGATACTTGATGGGAATGCGCATTTTAAATCCATTTCTGGAATGGTAAACTATATGAGCACTGGATACAATGGTAACCTTAAAATTCCGGAAATGATTGTTGTTGCAATACAAAATGTGAATAGGCTTAGAGATTTTACCCCTGACAAGGTGGTCACCATAAGGAAAAATGACTCAGGAGGGGGAGAACAATTTTTGAGTTTCTTAGAAAATGAACTGATCCCCGAATTGGAAAGAAACTATAGAACAGAACCATACCGAATTCTTTTTGGGCATTCTCTTGGGGGTTTATTGGCGGTCCATACATTCCTCAAAGCACAAACAAATTTTAATGCTTTCATAGCAGTTGACCCTAGCTTCGGCACTTGGGATGCAGAAACAATGGATAGTAAATTAGAAAGCGTCACTGACAATTCATTCCGGCGTTTTCTATATATAGCAACCGCAAATTGGGGCAGGAGAAACATTAGAAATCGAGATCGGCATATTCGTTTTTATGAAGCCCTACATAGCAAAAGTAAAAATGAATTTAATGCCAAACTTGAATATTTCGAAAACGAAAACCATGGCTCCGTACCTCCAATTGCTTTTTATAATGGGATTTCAGCGATTTTTGATGGTTATGGTATAAACTACCAATCCATTGAAACTACAGAACAACTTTCAAAACATTTCCAGAAGCTTTCTCAAAGGTTATCATGGGATATGAAACCTCCTGAAGAACTTGTTAATAGAGTAGCTTATCGCATGTTACAAGGCAATAGCCAAGGTGAGAAAGTAAAAGCTCTAACCTTTTTTGAATTAAACACCAGGAATTACCCCGAGTCATATAATGCTTTTGATAGTTTAGGCGAAGCCTTTGAAACTTTAGGAAATAATGAAAAGGCTATTGAAAATTATAAAAAATCCCTTGAACTTAATTCAAATAATGCTAATGCAAATCATAAAATTAAATCATTATCTAAAGTGGATTAA
- a CDS encoding DUF6090 family protein: protein MIKFFRNIRQNLLSENKFTRYFIYAIGEVILVVIGILIALQINNANDISKQKQKAINYNKTLINELRTDLDRLNQLDTMCFLKRKEITNYLSYFINPDKGIDVLIQKMPDVSYFGDYYQSIAYTVDDIINTGSLEIFSDKTKHAILEFKAVQDFYEKNRAEVVQKWVLSDLEFENAVDMLSFYETPTNRSENPNDWRLDLNSDQYRLFNNRALSLLRTYHFRIDQNEKARQSIEKLLHVLEE from the coding sequence ATGATAAAATTCTTTAGAAATATTAGACAAAATTTGCTGTCTGAAAATAAATTTACTCGGTATTTTATTTATGCTATAGGAGAAGTAATATTAGTAGTTATTGGAATTTTGATTGCACTACAAATCAATAATGCGAATGATATTTCAAAACAGAAACAAAAAGCAATAAACTACAATAAAACCCTTATTAATGAACTAAGAACCGATTTAGATAGATTGAATCAATTAGACACTATGTGCTTTCTTAAACGGAAAGAAATAACTAATTATTTATCCTATTTTATAAATCCCGATAAGGGAATTGATGTCTTAATCCAAAAAATGCCTGACGTTAGTTATTTCGGCGACTACTACCAAAGCATTGCCTATACCGTTGATGATATCATTAATACCGGAAGCCTTGAAATTTTTAGCGACAAGACCAAACATGCCATACTAGAATTTAAAGCCGTTCAGGACTTTTATGAAAAAAACCGCGCGGAAGTAGTTCAAAAATGGGTCTTGAGTGATCTTGAATTTGAAAATGCGGTTGACATGCTTTCATTTTATGAAACTCCAACAAATAGGTCAGAAAACCCAAATGACTGGAGATTAGATCTAAATTCGGACCAATACAGATTATTTAACAACAGGGCACTTTCATTATTACGAACTTATCATTTTCGAATAGATCAAAACGAGAAAGCAAGACAAAGCATTGAAAAACTATTACATGTGTTGGAGGAATAA
- a CDS encoding alpha/beta hydrolase, which translates to MELRNIVNLAFIYLLLLTSAFGQESLEKNLLPNVSETEFQTIVQFYEYDKNIPLDARVVGTQELDYGIREKIVFKGINNSIVPAYIVIPKNKTEPHPVVALVDGIFGSKERWFQDDSWPKGGLMTTSLVKAGFAVIILDAVNHGERAWEYGYNSPPWPFSYPNEFRQMVIQTATEYRRAFDYLATRSEFETSKIGMLGLSMGALITFELTSIDARIKTAIAGVVPPLRRKDLQAVDVCTFASYVNSSSFLMFMGNEDPLYSMEEAEEIFNRIPIKEKEFVEYNAGHEPPIEYVDKATNWFTLYLKQF; encoded by the coding sequence ATGGAACTAAGAAATATTGTGAATTTGGCATTTATTTATCTGTTGCTTTTAACTTCTGCGTTTGGTCAAGAGAGTTTAGAAAAGAATTTGTTGCCAAATGTAAGCGAAACCGAATTTCAAACAATTGTCCAATTTTATGAATACGACAAGAATATTCCATTAGATGCAAGGGTTGTAGGAACCCAAGAGCTTGACTATGGCATAAGGGAAAAAATTGTATTTAAAGGAATCAATAACTCAATAGTTCCGGCCTATATAGTAATCCCGAAAAACAAAACAGAACCCCATCCTGTGGTTGCCCTTGTGGATGGTATATTTGGCTCAAAAGAGCGGTGGTTTCAGGATGATAGCTGGCCGAAGGGTGGCCTTATGACAACGTCTTTAGTCAAGGCTGGCTTTGCAGTAATTATTCTAGACGCAGTAAATCATGGTGAAAGAGCATGGGAATATGGTTATAACAGCCCTCCTTGGCCATTTTCATATCCGAATGAATTTCGGCAAATGGTGATTCAAACCGCAACAGAATACCGCAGGGCGTTTGATTATTTAGCGACCCGAAGTGAATTCGAAACTTCAAAAATTGGTATGCTTGGATTAAGTATGGGGGCATTAATCACATTTGAACTTACAAGCATAGATGCAAGAATAAAAACTGCTATTGCGGGGGTAGTTCCACCGCTAAGACGAAAAGATTTGCAAGCGGTTGATGTGTGTACATTTGCCAGCTATGTTAATAGCAGTTCCTTTTTAATGTTTATGGGGAATGAAGACCCTCTATATTCAATGGAAGAAGCAGAAGAAATCTTTAATCGAATTCCGATAAAGGAAAAAGAATTCGTTGAATATAATGCTGGTCATGAACCACCGATTGAATATGTAGACAAGGCAACTAATTGGTTCACCTTGTATTTAAAACAATTTTAA
- a CDS encoding GNAT family N-acetyltransferase, with protein sequence MIKKLQNSDIETSKQIFSVFQLSYAVEAELLKANDFPPLKRPFESFLKSPNDFYGYFEEDELAGVIEIEQTEQLTDINSLVVNPKFFRRGIGRKLIEFTFNKFDSKLFIVETGVKNNPATELYKKLGFKEIKQWDTDFGVRKILFEKRINN encoded by the coding sequence ATGATTAAAAAACTCCAAAACAGTGATATAGAAACATCAAAACAGATCTTTTCTGTTTTTCAATTATCATATGCTGTTGAAGCAGAACTTTTAAAGGCAAATGACTTTCCTCCTCTTAAAAGACCTTTTGAAAGTTTTCTTAAAAGCCCTAATGATTTCTATGGATATTTTGAAGAGGATGAATTGGCTGGTGTAATAGAAATTGAACAAACAGAACAACTCACAGACATCAATAGTTTGGTTGTGAACCCGAAATTTTTTAGACGTGGAATAGGAAGAAAATTGATAGAATTCACATTTAATAAATTTGATTCTAAACTTTTTATTGTTGAAACAGGTGTTAAAAACAATCCAGCTACAGAGTTATATAAAAAACTAGGATTCAAAGAAATAAAACAATGGGATACAGACTTTGGAGTTAGAAAAATACTATTTGAAAAAAGGATAAATAATTAA
- a CDS encoding YybH family protein: MKTKSRLIFLILSLIIHFNAKAQNEQSESAMEAATNFITAFNNFDWTTFQESFTEDATIFYPLWEHAKRVKGRKDIDAVWLTVFPEFNDSENTRTLQISPKDINIQTYQNTAIVTFHLGSGESSLSRRTLVMIMENGKWKIAHLHSSNLKKG; the protein is encoded by the coding sequence ATGAAAACAAAATCCCGACTTATTTTTCTTATACTCTCCTTAATAATTCACTTCAATGCCAAGGCACAAAATGAGCAGTCAGAGTCCGCAATGGAAGCTGCAACTAATTTTATAACAGCCTTTAATAATTTTGATTGGACAACATTTCAGGAATCCTTTACCGAGGATGCTACTATCTTCTATCCTTTGTGGGAGCATGCAAAAAGGGTAAAAGGGAGAAAGGACATTGATGCTGTTTGGCTTACAGTTTTTCCAGAATTTAATGATTCAGAAAATACAAGAACATTACAAATAAGCCCGAAGGACATTAATATTCAAACCTATCAAAACACTGCAATTGTTACTTTCCATTTAGGTAGCGGCGAAAGTTCGTTGTCGCGACGAACTTTAGTAATGATTATGGAAAATGGAAAATGGAAGATTGCACATTTACATTCCTCGAATCTAAAAAAGGGTTAA
- a CDS encoding DUF418 domain-containing protein — MKRIEEIDAMRGFALFGIIMTHMFQGYPASFTPPKYVGFNMIFPIDSVSQTIIQNLFVGKFYAIFSMLFGLSFYLILGQKENSSALKFAWRLVLLFLIGYIHHIHYRGDFLTVYAVFGMALIPFRKFPTKLILILGLFFALNVPGNFIKAIALIQPPVPVNQPGAINPNPVEMAMNYFQLILDGEYQKLLVSNSTIGFINKYNYLKFSGRLWVIPGLFLLGLWVGRKKWHENIEKIPLKKLILVTAFIGIPLVVINFYLSAPANSELTRFVGSIAKDVSNIFIPLLYIGLVLLLYKSIKTQKIVKQLIPVGKMGLTTYVLQSAFGIFIFYGYGLGLLLKLSGTVALLLGLLFFIGQIYFSKWWFSKYRFGPLEWFWRSGTNRSWQTMKVQNSEINNIQITIK, encoded by the coding sequence ATGAAGAGAATTGAGGAAATAGATGCAATGAGAGGTTTTGCGTTATTTGGCATCATAATGACGCATATGTTTCAAGGCTATCCAGCAAGCTTCACGCCGCCGAAGTACGTGGGATTTAATATGATTTTTCCAATAGATTCAGTTTCTCAAACTATAATTCAAAATTTATTTGTAGGGAAATTTTATGCGATTTTCTCAATGCTTTTCGGATTAAGTTTCTATTTGATATTAGGCCAAAAGGAAAATTCCAGTGCTTTAAAATTTGCCTGGCGCCTTGTCTTGCTTTTTCTTATTGGGTATATCCACCATATACATTATCGTGGAGATTTTTTAACGGTGTATGCTGTATTTGGAATGGCTTTAATTCCATTTAGAAAATTCCCAACAAAGCTAATTTTGATTCTTGGATTGTTCTTTGCGTTGAATGTTCCCGGTAATTTTATTAAAGCCATTGCACTTATTCAGCCGCCAGTTCCGGTAAATCAACCTGGCGCGATAAATCCAAATCCGGTAGAAATGGCTATGAATTACTTTCAATTAATCCTCGATGGCGAATACCAAAAGCTACTTGTTTCAAATAGTACGATAGGATTTATCAATAAGTATAATTATCTGAAATTTAGTGGTAGGCTTTGGGTAATACCGGGTTTGTTTTTATTGGGTCTCTGGGTTGGACGAAAAAAATGGCACGAGAATATCGAAAAAATTCCACTTAAAAAATTAATTCTTGTTACGGCATTTATTGGTATTCCATTAGTCGTAATTAATTTCTATTTGTCAGCACCAGCAAATTCTGAATTGACTCGATTTGTTGGGTCTATTGCCAAGGATGTCTCTAATATTTTTATTCCACTTCTTTACATTGGATTAGTACTTCTTCTATATAAATCAATTAAAACACAGAAAATAGTAAAACAATTAATACCCGTCGGAAAAATGGGTCTAACAACATATGTTTTACAATCTGCTTTCGGAATTTTCATTTTTTACGGTTACGGATTAGGCTTGTTATTGAAATTATCAGGAACAGTGGCATTGTTACTCGGACTACTTTTTTTTATAGGACAGATATATTTTAGTAAGTGGTGGTTTAGTAAATATAGATTTGGGCCACTAGAATGGTTCTGGAGAAGTGGAACAAATAGGAGTTGGCAAACTATGAAAGTGCAAAATTCTGAAATAAACAATATTCAAATAACTATTAAGTGA
- a CDS encoding lipocalin-like domain-containing protein: protein MDNSKISITQFKGSWELYEWRAESMEGHIAYPFGPDAIGEIVYNDDGHMSVQIMKPNRAKFVSDDPLEGQRDEILSAYNGFIAYSGTYEVNEKSNQVFHHIKISSFPNWVGQKQIRNFEFRDNQLILSTDFIESRKHRLIWRKRKQ from the coding sequence ATGGACAATTCAAAAATAAGTATAACCCAATTTAAAGGTTCATGGGAGTTATATGAGTGGCGAGCGGAATCGATGGAAGGTCATATTGCATATCCTTTTGGACCAGATGCAATTGGTGAAATTGTATATAATGATGATGGGCATATGTCGGTTCAAATAATGAAACCTAATCGGGCAAAATTTGTCTCAGATGACCCTCTAGAAGGTCAGCGAGACGAAATTCTTTCGGCATATAACGGATTTATTGCTTATAGCGGAACTTACGAGGTGAATGAAAAATCAAATCAAGTATTTCATCATATTAAAATAAGTTCATTCCCTAATTGGGTGGGTCAAAAACAAATTAGAAATTTTGAATTTCGTGATAATCAATTAATCCTAAGCACAGATTTTATAGAATCAAGGAAACATAGATTAATCTGGCGCAAAAGAAAGCAATAA
- a CDS encoding tetratricopeptide repeat protein, with the protein MNLAKFISEIKRRNVIRAILAYLAVAWVIVQIAFVVIDAFTLPDYSKKIVFYILSIGLVIWVVFSWAYDLTSEGFRKTEDITNKQEVETFNRKRLNTVIIGALSLAVVLLIVLSFWAGSLWNQGLLDKETTKVAVIPFEIENVDQEEYFKSGMTDGLIEELSKTEKLTILSQASTKLLPASFSTASMLMTNEMDEIEYFVTGSLDLKLNRLTIDVQLKEAIEADPIWEKTYSDDLTNVKRLWAGVADDIERQMGIVVPGTLKVDRSSIRAINPETYSLYLKGKYNLSKSTPSNWLRGMVYLQEAVDKNPGDTYAWSGLAEGYVMIGHGPNPPLDVFPKAYEAAMRAIQLDSMNAEGWAALAHYHTYFGWDWDMAEYAFNRANELNPNMAYNHYHRAWYLVLFGRINEALIEHKRAQELDPFTPLHTAWLGEIYRLVGEYEKGLAEVEKVEHMDDDFALGLLIKGNIQMDQEKVEEGLKNLKAASKINPDWKYLGYGPALIRAGKLKEGKAIIEELENKPTTPYGALCLGIMYNQLGDLDKAIECWSYKDKHGWYPWIRVLMWQKEIIKDPRYLELIREMGLPDPAPFVYEPEK; encoded by the coding sequence ATGAACTTAGCAAAATTCATATCAGAAATTAAAAGGCGCAATGTCATTAGAGCCATATTGGCTTATTTGGCTGTTGCTTGGGTTATTGTTCAGATTGCTTTCGTTGTTATAGATGCCTTTACCCTTCCTGATTATTCCAAAAAAATTGTTTTTTATATTTTATCCATTGGCCTGGTAATTTGGGTTGTTTTTTCTTGGGCATATGACCTTACTTCAGAAGGTTTTAGGAAAACAGAGGACATTACCAACAAACAGGAGGTTGAAACGTTTAATAGGAAACGGTTAAATACCGTAATTATAGGAGCGCTTTCATTAGCCGTGGTATTGCTAATCGTCCTAAGTTTTTGGGCCGGGTCTTTATGGAATCAGGGGCTTCTCGATAAAGAAACAACTAAGGTAGCTGTGATTCCATTTGAAATAGAAAATGTTGATCAGGAGGAATATTTCAAATCGGGCATGACCGATGGGCTTATTGAAGAATTATCAAAAACGGAAAAGCTTACCATTCTTAGTCAGGCATCGACTAAATTATTACCGGCTTCCTTTAGTACGGCTAGTATGTTAATGACTAATGAAATGGACGAAATAGAATATTTTGTTACTGGCTCATTAGATCTAAAACTGAATAGATTAACAATAGACGTGCAGTTAAAGGAAGCAATAGAGGCAGACCCTATTTGGGAGAAAACCTATTCCGATGATTTAACAAATGTAAAAAGACTTTGGGCGGGTGTGGCGGATGATATTGAAAGGCAAATGGGAATCGTGGTGCCAGGAACATTAAAAGTTGATCGATCATCAATTCGAGCTATAAATCCAGAAACATACTCGCTTTACCTAAAAGGAAAATATAATTTAAGCAAATCCACTCCTTCTAATTGGTTGAGGGGTATGGTGTATCTACAAGAAGCGGTGGATAAGAATCCTGGTGATACCTATGCCTGGTCTGGTCTGGCCGAAGGCTATGTGATGATTGGACATGGCCCTAATCCCCCTCTAGATGTATTTCCGAAAGCCTACGAAGCTGCTATGCGTGCCATTCAATTAGACTCCATGAATGCTGAGGGTTGGGCTGCCTTAGCTCATTACCATACTTATTTTGGCTGGGACTGGGATATGGCTGAATATGCATTTAATCGAGCTAATGAATTAAATCCGAATATGGCATATAACCATTACCATCGAGCTTGGTATCTTGTTTTATTTGGCAGAATAAATGAGGCATTAATAGAGCATAAACGCGCTCAGGAATTAGACCCATTTACCCCATTACATACAGCTTGGCTTGGTGAAATTTATAGATTAGTAGGCGAATATGAAAAAGGATTGGCTGAGGTAGAAAAAGTGGAACATATGGACGACGATTTTGCCTTGGGATTATTGATAAAAGGGAATATTCAGATGGATCAAGAAAAGGTGGAAGAAGGATTAAAAAACCTTAAGGCAGCGTCTAAAATTAATCCGGATTGGAAGTATTTGGGCTATGGCCCAGCATTAATCAGAGCGGGTAAATTGAAAGAAGGCAAAGCCATTATTGAGGAACTTGAAAATAAACCAACTACGCCCTATGGGGCATTATGTTTAGGAATAATGTACAACCAGTTAGGGGATTTAGATAAAGCTATTGAATGTTGGAGCTATAAAGACAAGCATGGTTGGTATCCGTGGATTAGAGTATTGATGTGGCAAAAAGAAATAATTAAGGATCCTCGTTATTTGGAGCTTATTCGGGAAATGGGTTTGCCAGACCCCGCGCCATTTGTATATGAACCAGAGAAATAG